A portion of the Bradysia coprophila strain Holo2 unplaced genomic scaffold, BU_Bcop_v1 contig_297, whole genome shotgun sequence genome contains these proteins:
- the LOC119078979 gene encoding UDP-glucosyltransferase 2-like, which produces MLMKFSFLIILNSLFANGANILFLATIRSPSHHFWNNAMVTELAQRGHNITVISLAKDKNPPPGVHHILIENYDEDNSESVKEIVASASRESFWSELLLLQHHATEYCESATDTNGFRTLLNYPDDFKVDLIIHDYTGGPCFLPFVHKFKYPPLIGVTTYSHPSFTNQVIGGHQYYGYIPIHALFYDDNMNFWQRLQNFALHMVEYGYRQRIVLPTVNDIVRKRFGADIPPVEDIERKTALVFVNTNPTMDFGAPLPENVIPVGGLHIKDPKSIPKELKTFIDSSKKGVVLFSLGTNFLSSYMPKSTQQLFLDVFNELPNYHFLWKFETNMSSAELPKNVQIHSWLPISDLLVDSHVKAIYFHGGLLTTQETIWRGVPSVIMPFGLDQNQNLIKLKRLGMAEGVDYYHSLNRQNVKNALLKVLEDPSYRENAQKWSALFRDQKEKPLDRAVWWIEWAVRNPNSEHLTSPVHRLGFFVANAYDIIAVITLCITVCLFVLIKCICTCTGRGGRRGNHEKRSASHKKRQ; this is translated from the exons ATGTTGatgaaattcagttttttgaTAATTCTAAACAGTTTGTTCGCCAATGGAGCAAATATTCTATTTCTTGCCACCATTCGGTCACCGAGTCATCACTTTTG GAATAACGCAATGGTCACAGAGTTGGCACAACGAGGTCATAATATAACTGTGATCTCACTAGCCAAGGATAAAAATCCACCTCCAGGCGTTCATCATATTCTAATCGAAAACTATGACGAGGACaacagtgaatcagtcaaggAAATTGTCGCATCCGCAAGTCGAGAAAGTTTCTGGTCTGAGTTACTTCTCTTACAGCATCATGCCACTGAGTACTGCGAAA GTGCAACCGATACGAATGGTTTCAGAACACTCCTGAATTATCCGGATGATTTCAAAGTGGATCTCATCATTCACGATTACACCGGTGGGCCATGCTTTCTGCCATTCGttcataaattcaaatatCCGCCATTGATTGGTGTTACAACTTATAGCCATCCGTCGTTTACGAACCAAGTTATTGGCGGCCATCAATATTACGGTTACATACCAATCCATGCACTATTCTACGATGACAATATGAACTTTTGGCAACGCTTGCAGAATTTTGCCCTGCACATGGTGGAATATGG CTACAGACAGCGAATAGTTTTACCGACTGTTAACGACATTGTCAGAAAGCGTTTTGGTGCTGACATTCCGCCTGTCGAAGACATTGAACGGAAAACTGCACTCGTTTTCGTAAACACCAATCCGACGATGGATTTTGGGGCACCGCTACCGGAAAACGTCATTCCCGTCGGTGGGCTACACATTAAAGACCCGAAATCAATACCAAAG GAACTGAAAACATTTATCGATTCATCGAAGAAGGGAGTCGTTTTATTCTCTCTTGGAACGAATTTTCTCAGTTCCTATATGCCCAAATCAACGCAACAATTGTTCCTCGATGTTTTCAACGAGCTACCCAACTACCATTTTCTATGGAAATTCGAAACCAATATGTCGTCAGCTGAACTACCGAAGAATGTTCAAATCCACTCCTGGTTGCCAATATCGGATCTTTTAGTTGATTCGCACGTCAAGGCCATTTACTTCCATGGTGGACTATTGACCACACAGGAAACAATTTGGAGAGGAGTGCCATCTGTTATTATGCCATTTGGTTTGGATCAGAATCAA aaTTTGATTAAACTGAAGCGTCTTGGCATGGCCGAGGGTGTAGATTATTATCATTCGTTGAATCGACAAAACGTAAAGAATGCATTGCTCAAGGTACTCGAGGATCCGTCGTACCGAGAAAATGCCCAGAAATGGTCAGCACTGTTCAGAGATCAAAAAGAAAAGCCTCTTGACAGGGCCGTTTGGTGGATCGAGTGGGCTGTACGTAATCCGAACAGTGAGCATTTGACATCTCCTGTACATCGGCTCGGCTTTTTCGTTGCAAATgcatacgatattatcgctgTGATTACGTTGTGCATCACAGTTTGCTTATTTGTTTTGATCAAGTGCATTTGTACCTGCACTGGCAGAGGTGGCAGACGAGGAAATCATGAAAAACGGTCTGCTAGTCACAAGAAGCGACAGTga
- the LOC119078977 gene encoding esterase B1-like, giving the protein MEGNYVVQTEYGKVRGVLHTSQLDVPYIQFLGIPYAAPPVGSMRFKPPQKPPSWGENVLDANKEMSPCPAKNVFTQTFVGSDDCLYLNVFTKTLNPKKPQAVMIFIHGGGHFSGSSSLDIYSPDYMLLSDVVVVTFNYRLGPFGFLSLKDKSLNVPGNAALKDQQLAMKFVKDNIRNFGGDPNNCTLFGHSSGATSVSLHCLAESSCGLFDRAIIMSGSPFAQEAQFPDENYPLKLAKMLGFDGESEVELLAFLNDADVLSVAEVQHSLVDSKGSKFAPMPFGPCIEPYESDTSFMLKAPMDLLTSAWSNSIDIIIGATSDEGLHCRPEFEKSSNFKAIIPNELKLAVDEQKLEEFAVRLKEFYLTLFPSEFEAYQKFNGDQFRWIALQRFIHARRSCNASGRTFLYRFAVDSLTQNHYRNRWIGPGVKGVVHADDLCYLWKSNQGDVPSRDTIEFISILRFTTLLTSFAITGDPNSNVLDVDLGSVIWKPVSVAPYEGLNIDRTLEFSVLEESNRLKLLESLYEEASVRLH; this is encoded by the exons ATGGAAGGAAACTACGTCGTTCAAACGGAATATGGTAAGGTTAGAGGAGTCTTACACACATCACAATTGGATGTTCCATACATCCAATTTCTAGGAATTCCTTATGCTGCACCGCCAGTCGGTAGTATGAGATTCAAG CCGCCACAAAAACCACCATCGTGGGGTGAAAATGTTCTTGATGCGAACAAGGAAATGTCACCATGTCCAGCCAAAAATGTGTTCACTCAAACGTTTGTCGGCTCGGACGATTGCCTATACTTGAATGTATTCACAAAGACCTTAAATCCGAAGAAACCGCAAGCCGTTATGATTTTCATACACGGTGGTGGCCACTTTTCGGGGTCAAGTTCTCTGGACATTTACAGTCCTGATTACATGTTGTTATCGGATGTCGTTGTTGTCACTTTCAATTATCGTCTCGGTCCTTTCGGCTTTCTGTCGTTGAAAGACAAATCTCTAAATGTGCCTGGAAACGCTGCTCTGAAAGACCAGCAACTGGcgatgaaatttgtgaaagacaACATTCGCAATTTCGGTGGAGACCCAAACAACTGTACACTTTTCGGTCATAGTTCGGGAGCAACATCCGTCAGTTTGCACTGTTTGGCAGAAAGCTCATGTGGTCTTTTTGATAGAGCCATAATTATGTCAGGATCGCCCTTTGCTCAAGAAGCCCAATTTCCGGATGAAAACTACCCACTAAAGTTAGCTAAAATGCTCGGGTTTGATGGGGAAAGTGAGGTGGAGTTGCTAGCATTTTTGAACGATGCAGACGTCTTAAGTGTAGCCGAAGTACAGCACTCACTGGTTGACAGTAAAGGGAGCAAATTCGCGCCTATGCCATTCGGTCCATGTATTGAACCATACGAAAGTGACACGAGTTTTATGCTGAAAGCACCAATGGATTTATTGACTTCCGCTTGGAGTAATTCGATTGATATAATTATTGGTGCAACGTCTGACGAAGGATTACATTGTAGACCAGAGTTCgaaaaaagttcaaatttcAAGGCTATCATTCCGAATGAGCTGAAATTAGCGGTGGACGAGCAGAAGCTGGAAGAGTTTGCAGTTCGTTTGAAGGAATTCTATCTGACGTTATTCCCTTCTGAATTCGAAGCCTATCAAAAG tttaaCGGCGACCAATTTCGCTGGATAGCATTGCAACGTTTTATACACGCACGACGCAGCTGTAACGCAAGTGGTCGGACATTTTTATACCGATTTGCAGTCGACTCACTAACACAAAACCATTATCGTAACCGCTGGATCGGTCCAGGCGTTAAGGGAGTTGTCCATGCTGACGACCTGTGTTATCTGTGGAAGAGCAATCAAGGTGATGTTCCTAGTCGGGATACCATCGAATTCATCAGCATTTTGAGATTT ACAACATTACTCACTTCATTTGCGATTACCGGCGATCCGAACTCGAACGTTCTGGATGTGGACCTTGGTTCAGTGATCTGGAAACCGGTTTCTGTTGCACCATATGAAGGGCTCAATATTGATAGGACATTGGAGTTCAGTGTTTTGGAGGAGTCAAATCGTCTTAAGTTACTCGAATCGTTGTATGAGGAAGCGTCAGTTCGACTTCATTAA